A segment of the Polyodon spathula isolate WHYD16114869_AA chromosome 1, ASM1765450v1, whole genome shotgun sequence genome:
ACCAGCTTCGCTCTCCGGATTGACTCCATGGTACTGAAGGAGGAATTCTTTCCTTGCTGCTCTTCTTTGAAAAATGAGATTGGCGTAATACGCGTTGCTACAAAGGGTACTTAAAGCATGTTTTATACAGTGGTGACTGGTCTTTTTGGAAATATTTTGCCTTCTGACGGATAATGTACGTTCAGGTTTGAACAGTAAGGATATGTTTGACTTTTttagtatttttcttttgttaagcaCCGTTTTGGTTGTCAGGTTGTTCttgaacaattataataataatagataataatacaGTGTAACTTGTACATATAGAATGGCAATGTAATAGATATATGTTGCCATTACCCCGTTTACCTGGGAAATTAACCATTTAATTCGAGAACTTAGTGTGAGTGACTGTTATTTAGCTATCTAAGGTTGACCCCAGAAGACCATTAACACTTCCAGTTCCTGACACATTTGAAAGAaatgttgtttaattcttttaattGCTTTCTGCAGAACTGATGTCATGTGAGGAGCTACACGCCGTTTTACATTTGGTCCTCCAAGCAGGGAACATCATGAATGCAGTAAGTGCTAATTAACCTGCTTCATATAAGTCTTTGGTAATGTGTGCCGCTGTTCATGCATTCCACTTACCTTTTAATCCTTTTCAGGGCGGCTATGCCGGCAACGCTGTGGGCTTCAAGCTCTCGTCCTTACTGAAGCTCGCGGATACGAAAGCGAACAAGCCTGGGATGAATCTGCTGCACTTCGTTGCTCTGGTATGTTGGCTTTTTTGTGAGGACACAAAGTGGTGTGACTATGCATAGAGAAGTGCTGGTGACTAAAAACTGGGGTTATTGGTACAGTAGGTGTACCCCTTCTGCCAACCCAAACTTGGCAGTTAAAGTCTTTAATTAGGTTACTAAGATTATTACTTTGAAAGTGAATGCtgtttttacatacaatatacCTTACATATTCTAAAATCTTGCCTAGTTTATATCATCACTTTCTGATAAGTCCTTGCAGCACTCTAGTCAgatctcatttttattttactttcttttatgttACACATTTTAGGTCTCTGTGTTCTTAATGTAGGCTGAAAGATAGATTAGGCTGCCGTGGTTAGAATTTCAAGCTTGACTGCGTTTTTATATTTCTGTCTATCAATACTCAGTTTTGTCTGCAAATTGTCTAATGTTCAGGAGTCAAgccagcagccccccccccccccccccgccccgccccgccccgcccccgtTCCCgtgtaaaataattaattggaggcagtgtggtatagtAATTAATTAACTCCGTCACAGGGTGATCAAAACATATGACTAATAAGGTCCCGAACATGGTTTTGGCCAAGTTTAGGGGTGGAGACGTGACTGACTGAGACATGTGACTGTTCCTGAGCAAGTCAAGAtcgtgatcctgagcaagtcacttaacctccttgtgctccatcctgcggatgagatgttaaatctctgtcctattgtaagtgactctgcatataatgcacagttcacagcctacctctgtaaagatttttgtgatggtggtccactatgaaaggcactatataaaaatatatatatatatatatatatatatatatatatatatatatatatatatatatatatcattcatttATATACAACATTTTGGTTTGGTTTAACAGGAGGCCCAGAAGAAAGATGAGGCTCTCTTGAAGTTTTCTGAAAGGCTGCAGCATGTTCAGAGTGCAGCCAGGTAAAGCTTTTCACCTTCTTTAAGAACACACTGTGGCACTGCATGTTAAATCTAAATCAGACAGGCTGGAGATCGCCAGTTCGAATCACTGctgaccatgaccgggagttcctaggagGTGGCggtcaattggctgagcgctgcccagGGTGAGGGAGGGCTAGGTTGACCCCTGGGTCTGGCCAGGCACCCGcagacttgcctgtaagctgcccagggctgcgttgtcctctgactctgtagctctgaggtggctgcatggtttatctgcagtgtgtaaagaagtggtcagctgactgcacacgcttcggaggataGTATGTGtgcgtcttcgccactcccgagtcagcgcatgggtggtagcggtgagctgagcctgaaagtaattggacacgactaaactggggagaaaataataaaaaatgatgattggagatgactaaatttaaaaaaaaaattatatatatatatatatatatatatatatatatatatatatatatatatatatatatatatatatgaaggttGACCTTTCAGTGTGTTCTGTaacatataaaagctgcatcttccTGTTGTATATCAGTCCCAATGGACACAGAAGTAGGTCTGATAGGTGTTAATATAGAGCGTATAAAGTAGGCGCTCAGCCTACACAAATGTAATGAAGTTTCATAAGGAACTGTATTTTGTCTGTAATTGcctgtgttattagaggctgcTATTGTTTTAGAACAATCTTGTATCCCCCTCAGATGATTTTAAACATCTCATTTACTGTAAAATGGCAGATGTTTATTATTTGATCAACCCTTGGAACAGCTAATAGGTTCAATAAAGAGTCTGGCAATTGTGAACTTTATCAGTGCAATTGGTTGTCTTGTTTTAGTGAAGgtcatttttttatcttttcagaTTATCGGTGGACAATATTGAAGCTGAGCTCCATTCCCTGTCTGTTAGAACAAGATCCATAGAGACACGGATACAGCAAGACATGGAGCTCTTGCAACAGCTGGAACAATTCATACAGGTCAGTACAGCCTGGTATTCACCATCCACATCACCACTGTGTTGGTACTATATGTTACAGCATGTGCTTATGCTTATTGCTTTTGTTCATTAAAGTTGCCGAACCTATGAGTGCCCTGCCATGTGAGCCAAATAGGcatgttaatttattgtgtgttatAAATCAGACTAAAGAGGATTGTGaatcttttttttcatgtaataGGGAATCATTTTAAggctgatattttcaacatgagGAAATATtgtaacacataaataaaacaaattatcaCCTTGAAATAAAAGGTAAGAGCTGCTGGCACTTCTCGCTGGAGGTTTCAAGATCACATTAAATTGTATTGATCTTACAGAAGCACACAGTACTCTTCTGCCTCATCTGTTCCTGTTGAACACAGTCCTTCTCCGTTATTTTTTGTTAGCTCCTGTTGCATGGCTTCtagtaaacaaaacagaatttgCCCGGTCAGTCTTGGTTTTTATGTCTAACTTCAGTTTTTCACATTCAAGTAACCTATTCctctgtgttttctgttatgtAATCTTCTCCTCCTCATGTTCGCTAAAGGTGTTGTTGTGTGTTTCCTTTGCCTGCAGAGCGCTGTGAGAGCCCTGGGCGAGATGGAGAAGCAGAGAGTGGAGTTGCATATGGAGGGAAACGTTCTGATTGATTTCTTCTGTGAAGATAAAGAGACCATGAAATTGGATGAATGTTTCAGGATATTCCAGGATTTTTGCATCAAATTCAATAAAGCTGTTAAGGTACCTATTAGGCTGTTGGTATAAATACATGCGACACCCTACAGTATCTCATTCATGTTTTAAGGATGGCTATTTTATATGATTGCACACCATACAAAGGATCAGGGCCATTGTCTGTACATTCTATAAGTACTGTGCCAATACCTGTGTATCATTCTATGTGTAGTTacatgtgaaaaagaaaaacaattacagtatgtTTACACAGATACTCCTTATGTCACATAATTTAGCATATGCACAGCTTAACATTCAAATTTAATATTAAGTTAACCCTGAAAAAAATAAGTTGTGGCAAGTTGGAACAGTTTACATTTGTTGGTGAGGAAAACCATTGTTAGGTATACCACCCTGCCCTACATGTCATATGAAAAATGTGGTACTGTGGTATTTTTGCACATTATTTGTCCAGTTCTGTAAAGTGATtcaataaatcaaaaaaaaaaaaaaaaagtggtatatTTCTGATGTGAGTTTTTCCCTCTGCAGGATAACAGAGATCGTGTGTTGAAGGAGCTGGCTCGGCAGAAGCGCCTGCGGGAGTTGGAGGAGAAGCGGCACTCGTGGGCAGCGGGGGATCACAGCGGTAACTTTGGTAGGAGCAGCAGCGAGAACGACGTGGAGATGCTGACAAAGAACGGCCTCCTCGACTTCCTGCAGCAGCCCCAGAGCCCGCTCTCCCGCTCGTCCAGCAGCAGGCGCTCCCGGCACTCCCTGGGCGTGATGGCAGACAAGGAGCTCCAGAACTTCCTGGAAGGCCCTGGAGGGGAGGACCCCACCAAATTCAACAGCCTTCCCCAGGTGAACGGGCATCAGCCGAGGAAGAGCACTCCCTGGATGGACTTTCAAAATGAGAACAGGGAACTTGacttaaaaaaaagcacacacttaAATGGGGAGCAAGGGGCCACGGCATACAAAAACAAGGATGCGGGCCTTCAAACTCCTGCGCCCGCATCTAACATGGATTCAAACTTTAACGCGGATGCCCATGTAagtagtaataacaataataatctctCTGAAACCAGCGCATTCAACAGCAGCAACCAGGATAAAAATGTCTGCCAAAAGTCACAGCTCACCAGTTGCAGCCAAATTAATGTTACCGTGGAAAGATGCGCATTGATCGCGGGACTCCAGGCATTTGATTTTGCCTcgccatctaataataataataaaaatatgcgCTTGGTGAACAAGGGAGATCTTGTTGTTACAGATTTAGAGATGAAAAACAATAGAATGAAGACTATCACTGTTTCGGATACAAGCATTCCTCTGTCAAGTCTGAGCTTGCCAAGCGCAACAAATGCCGATTTTAAAATGGAATCTTCCCAGTTTTCAGCCTCTGCTTCCCCGTCTCAAAAAGTGGACGAGGAGGAGGACAACAGCACTGATGTTTCCTCAACAACATGCGATACCCCTTTGCCTTTAGATAGTTCTGTATCTAACAACAAGAAGCCACTATTCTACATTGGGGATTGCACAGAGGCGGACTGTTCTGTAGCATTTGACTTCTCAGAAAGTTGTACGGCTTCAGATTCATCTGGCAATGTAGAAACCCAAGCTGTGGATTCCTGCCAGGACAACACAAAAGAGCAGAGTGCAGCTTCTTCTAACTTAGAAGCAGGATCTGTCAGTGATGCACCAGTTTCTGTCCCTCATTCAGCCACCACGGAGGAGAGGGCATCAGATGGTGGTAAAACAGGAGagactacaaaacaaaagaaacaagagAAAGGAAAGTCAGAAGTCAACAAGAAAACCTCTTCTGTCAAAGAGAAGCCAGCTCCAAACAGATCTCGTGTTCACGTCAGTAGTTCTGTTAGATCTGTAAGGACACTAACACCTTCAGAAAACCAGAATATGCGTAAAGTTGTGCCTATTTCCAGAATGAGCAGATCAGCCAGCTTGGCAAAGAAGACAGAGAGAGCCCCAGTAAGGGAGAGCAGCAGTGCTGAAATGAAGCGCCCCCAGCGGGCACACAGCACTGTGGGGATCAGAAACGACCAGACCTCCAGAACCCCTCGGCGCTCCAGCCTTCCTGCAGAGGAACACAAGTTAAACAGAGGGACTCCAGCCCAGGCCAGTTCCCACTTGGCCAGAGATCCAATGGCACGCAAAAACTCTGTCAGAAAACCCAGTGCCAAACCAGTACGGAGCATACCCAAACCAGAAGAAAAGATGTGCCGGTCCACCATGAGGGCTCTGGCTCAGGCCCAGGCTGCATCCGAGGCAGGAAAACCTCAGACTCAGACTTCCACTAGCAAGGCCTCGGGGGCCTCTCCCAGCTTCGC
Coding sequences within it:
- the LOC121321503 gene encoding LOW QUALITY PROTEIN: FH2 domain-containing protein 1-like (The sequence of the model RefSeq protein was modified relative to this genomic sequence to represent the inferred CDS: inserted 4 bases in 2 codons); amino-acid sequence: MHVINCLSLVNDKEHQDGESVANGLMPGQLPTSTPVSESSPVAPPPPPPPPPPPPPPPPPPPPPPPPPXPPPPPPPPGQPHSGQLXKKKRVRSFFWKTIPEEQVRGKPNIWTLTARQHTYQIDAKTVEELFGQQDEARSTAATGRLNARGSRASFEETKEEVSILDSKRSMNVGIFLKQLKKTKESIIEDICLGKSERYGLETLKELAKLLPESDELKKLEAFKGDASKLPLVDSFMYLLIQVPSFALRIDSMVLKEEFFPCCSSLKNEIGVIRVATKELMSCEELHAVLHLVLQAGNIMNAGGYAGNAVGFKLSSLLKLADTKANKPGMNLLHFVALEAQKKDEALLKFSERLQHVQSAARLSVDNIEAELHSLSVRTRSIETRIQQDMELLQQLEQFIQSAVRALGEMEKQRVELHMEGNVLIDFFCEDKETMKLDECFRIFQDFCIKFNKAVKDNRDRVLKELARQKRLRELEEKRHSWAAGDHSGNFGRSSSENDVEMLTKNGLLDFLQQPQSPLSRSSSSRRSRHSLGVMADKELQNFLEGPGGEDPTKFNSLPQVNGHQPRKSTPWMDFQNENRELDLKKSTHLNGEQGATAYKNKDAGLQTPAPASNMDSNFNADAHVSSNNNNNLSETSAFNSSNQDKNVCQKSQLTSCSQINVTVERCALIAGLQAFDFASPSNNNNKNMRLVNKGDLVVTDLEMKNNRMKTITVSDTSIPLSSLSLPSATNADFKMESSQFSASASPSQKVDEEEDNSTDVSSTTCDTPLPLDSSVSNNKKPLFYIGDCTEADCSVAFDFSESCTASDSSGNVETQAVDSCQDNTKEQSAASSNLEAGSVSDAPVSVPHSATTEERASDGGKTGETTKQKKQEKGKSEVNKKTSSVKEKPAPNRSRVHVSSSVRSVRTLTPSENQNMRKVVPISRMSRSASLAKKTERAPVRESSSAEMKRPQRAHSTVGIRNDQTSRTPRRSSLPAEEHKLNRGTPAQASSHLARDPMARKNSVRKPSAKPVRSIPKPEEKMCRSTMRALAQAQAASEAGKPQTQTSTSKASGASPSFARNTVASSSRKMRKDIAPSSNPPTPSKSATLTRNGPLRQSLHKIMPVRSPQTPKDDDNSQISLRRAASMRMTNRTQQRSQTPPPKKEHPRKSSVSDKSLVETKDSSRVPTAKTLNRTWK